The stretch of DNA acccaaaataattttatgattatctttaagtaaataataatattgaaaaaaagggaaaatttgTAATCCGATCCGCCCCTTGCTCGGATTCAGTTTTATAACctaatatataagtaataaccTAATTCAAGTCTTCAACACACCAAACCATATTGACGATTGAAGGCACATCTTTCCCTAATTGCTAGAAGCATTGAATTGTTCAATCTTTGAAACTACTCGATCTCGATGGGCCTGAAAATGGAAAATTGCAAATTGTCAAGGGATATGGTGGTTGATATTTTATCGAGATTACCGGTAAAGTCTCTTATGCGATTTAAGTGTGTTTGTAAATTTTTCTATGATTTGATAAAAAGTGATCACCACTTCATGAACAAACACTATGAAATTAGCAAAGGAAAAACCGATTGTGTTGTTTTAGAGGTTGGTTGTTTTGATAGAGAATATTATTTGCTTTACAAAGAATCTGAGTATAATGAGATTGGATGCATATACTTAGACATCGTCCCAGGAACCCCAACCTCAAGAGTGGAGTCGTGGTTTAAGTGCTGTAAAGGTATGTTATGCTTGATTTCGATCAAGGATATTAGACTTAATCCTGATGATTAccttatttatgatattttgatATGGAATCCATCCATTAGAAAAGTTGAAGCATTACCCTCGGTTACTGTCCCTTACAGAGCACCCTGCCATGCATATGTAGATAACCATTTTGGATTTGGGATTTCTAACAACATGACTTGGAAGGTTGTCATGCTATTAGATATTTCTTCTTCAGAAGATTGCAGTACTATTCACCAAATCACAATGGTTTATAGTAAAGATCAGAGTGGTTCTTGGAGTTTGAGACAAATTAATTCGGTTATATCTTGTAAAAATATTTCAGGGgataatgatttttatttaaaagggaGGCACTATTGGCGTGCTAAAAGGAGTAAAAGGAGGTATTACGACAATTACTTTATCAATGATGAATACTTGATTTGGTTTGACATGAATGATGAGGTGTTTGGGACGATTGAGTTGCCATCTAATTTGTTTATCGCTTCAGTCACAATAATGAATGAGAATATTGCTTTACTTGAGGAGAATTCTGAGAATTCCGAATGCATTGATATTTGGTTAATGAttgaaaatgataataatactaATTGGCGTAAACAAGTAAGCATAGATTGTGCTCaattaaatatgtataataaGATTGAATATAATACTTGGAATGTGGATGGTGAATTGCTTGTATTTCTAGACTGTCATCCGGCGGAGTTGGAACAGGAGCATGTTGGAGTACCATACTTCGCATCTCTAGATTTGGTAACTcaagaaaggaagatattctctttaagtaaagaaaggaaaagtatTACTATGGCTTCAAATTCAACTACGGGCCATTTTCAACAAGTTTACAACGAGAGGAATATTGATATAATAGAAGAATGGAAACACAATAATTTTTGGCGTGAGATAATATATCCTCGAGTCTACTACGAAAGTCTACATTCACCGTAAGATACATTGTTTACTTAATTCCCTCAACATTGTGCACGGAGCTATGTGATAGTGGAGTAAGATATATTCTACTCTTTCTATGCAATaacaaaatgatatttttgaaatatgatttGTAATACATAAGGTTGGTGTGATTTATTAGTCaaatggttattattattattattattattattattattatttttaaattatgaaataattccCTTCCCAAGAAGTGTGCTTTTGCAATATTGGAGATCATATGTATATTCACAtcttcttttaaataaaatcatagATGTCATTAGCTACTTTGATCTATAATACCTCACATTAAAGTGGGCtttaatattagaaaaattcataaaataattcattttcatgatTACAAAAATGTAAGATAATAAGCAAGTTATGAGGTTTTTTATTCGATTAATTCTGTTAACAATCACACAAGTATTTAACAAATATAGTAAAAGCCAAAATAcgttgatagtatatatattgcattgataGATTATACTTTGTGTTTTATTCATTGCACTTCTTACATTTACTTTTCAAATGTACTACTTTATCTTTTTGAAAATGACTCAAAATGCACCGGATAAATCCTACTCCGGAGACTCTAgccgacaaaggaccacaatgagGCAAACCAGCTTAGGTTGCCCCGTAGCTGGCCACTTCCAttgagagtcaaacttgtaacttgtGGTTATCAAATTNGTCTCCACAGACCCCGACCTCGGGACTATCTACTCTGTCACCGTCCCTGTTCGGCGCGTACGATCAGAGTACCAATTGGATGATCCAACCGGAACAATCACAAACGTTGAGTACAAAGATACTGGAGAAGATTCTGGTTCTGTAGATGTCAAGTTTGATTTCTACATTCCTGGCTAGAATTTAGAAGAGCTCAATGATTGCCAATCTGGGCTGGAAGAAGGAATGCTTGTTTGTCAATCACAAGTCTTTGttttcatttcatatttttcttcagCATGTCAACTGGCTACTGCTATTCTTGTGTTTTCCATCTTGTGGGATGAGTTAATTaggtttgtatatataaattttttcagGCGCGGATATGTGTGGTGCATTCGTATAGTATTTGTAGTACATTTCTGTAGCCATTGCGATGTATTCATGTAGTAGATGTGATGCACTAGCATAGTAGTTACTACGCATATATATAGGCTTAGGTTCTGGTGCGGTGAAGGCCGCAAGTGAAAAATTGGCTTAGGTTTTGGTGCGGTGAAGGACGCAGTCACACGAGTGAAAAATGCAGTTGAATTTTAGCCTTagatcaactttttttttttttttaatcgccACCTACGATTTACAACAATGCATATCGAAAGTCACAACGATGTGCTTAGGAAGACATAACAATATGTACTGGAAGACAAAAAGTGCCCTGAAAGTGTAAGgcataaaaatatgaaacaattattgaaaagactaaatttaatacataattgTTAACAAAAATCATAAACGATCACAATATTtaactaaaattattaattagtgatTCATTATCAAATGCTCTTATATAAAGTCTAAAATGCCCATTGTTGCTTAAAGTTCCGGGGGGGggatgggattctaattccatgaaaataagagaattgcaattccttccaaccaaacgaatGAATTTAGTTACcttcggaattaggtgggaatgaaatttaaattccctccaaccaaacaccttataagtttttttcaaaaaaaaaaaaaaaaacaccttatAAGTGTAAACCATGTGATTTTGATTGTAAAATCCttttattataaagtattaaaatataattattttatgggGCAAAGTGATTCTTACTTAACTTTTTTATGTTAACTACGGAGTATTTGCTTTTATGTTTTTTGAACTTAACCTTTTGAAGTATGGAGTAGTTCTTGCATTTGATGAGAGCGATGTAGTGACTTGGTAGTTCCTTCTTAGTGGTACTTCGTGTGTAGACTTTATCTGTTAGACATTGATGTTTCTGTTATGGATCCTTGTAGTTTGTGACATTAGAACTTCTTTATTCTGGACATGTATGAATTTGCGGTCTTGTAGAACCCATATTTTTAGAAGTTATGTTTTGTGGTAGCCTTACATCTATCCGTGTGTGGCGATAACACTCTCTTACTCTATGGGATTTTAATATTATGGTTGATTGGTTGTTGTTATATTTAAGGTTAATTATGCCATTTTATTAGAtgttttttcaatattttagtGTTTAGAATCAGAGGGTGTTATAGTGGATAACCAATAATGTATTCTTTTAGCTTATtttacatataaacacacctttCAAAATCCTCAAACTTCAAACTTAAACTACACATAAAAAGCTAGAGCTATAAAATAGTAAGCTCAATTTAGAATATTTTCAAAACACCCCATGACATTTAAATTAACaagatactccgtaatatttttatacactAAAATTAGAGTATTTATATTGTTTCACAGTTAAATTAGCACATCTATCTGTGAACTTCAATGTGATAGATCTTAGCTCTGCAAGTTTCATTTTAAAGTTTTCCAGCTCCACGAGAGGAAGATGGTTTCATTATTCATCTGGAGGAGTATTAAGACGAATGGGTggcacttgtgtgagaccgtttcactgATTTATAATCCGTGGGATGGGTCGgatatttaattatttggtcAAATCTTTGACTTAgtttataaaaaatttgacccgtctcacggatcaaAACCCCTGAGATGATCTCACAAATTTTTGCTAAGACGAATTTAAAAAACAGATATAgccaaaataattttatgattagcttttaagtaaataataatattgaaaaaagggaaaatttgTAAGCCGATCCGCCCCTTTCTCGGATTCAGTTTTATAACCTAATATAAGTAATGCGTAGCAGTTGTATTACAACTCAAATACAAGTCTTCAAAACACCAAACCTTATTCGATCATCCCTATATATGTTCTCAGATCTCCGTCATCGCCAATACTGCATATTGACGATTGAAGGCACATCTTTCCCTAATTGCTAGAAGCATTGAATTGTTCGATCTTTGAAACTACATGGGCctgaaaatggaaaattggaaattgTCAAGGGATTTGGTGGTTGATATTTTATCGAGATTACCGGTAAAGTCTATTATGCGATTTAAGTGTGTTTGTAAATTTTTCTATGATTTGATAAAAAGTGATCGCCACTTCATGCACAAACACTATGAGATAGCAAAGCAAAAACTGATTGTGTTCTTTTAGAGACTGGTTATGATGTTAGAGAATATTATTTGCTTTACAAAGAATCTGAGTATAATGAGATTGGATGCATATACTTAGACATCCCAAGAACCCCAACCTCAAGTGTGGTGTCCTTTAAGTGTTGTAAAGGTATGTTATGCTTGATTTCAATCAATGATGCCAGACTTAAACCTGGTGATTAccttatttatgatattttgatATGGAATCCATCCATTAAGAAAGTTGAAGCATTACCCTTGGTTACCGTCCCTTACAGAGCACCCTGCCATGCATATGTAGATCACCATTTTGGATTTGGGATTTCTAACAACATGACTTGGAAGATTGTGATGCTATTAGATATTTGTTCTTCAAATTCCAGAGCTATTCACTAAATGACAATGGTTTATAGTAAAGATCAAAGTGATTCTTGGAGTTTAAGACAAATTAATTCGGTTATATCTTGTAAAAATATTTCGGACAAGAgcaatgatttttatttaaaagggaGGTACTATTGGCTGGCTGAAACGTATTCTGGTAATAATGAATACTTCATCAATAATGATGAATACTTGATTTGGTTTGACATGAATGATGAAGTGTTTGGGACGATTGAGTTGCCATCTAATTTGTTTATTGATGAAGTCACAATAATGAATGAGACTATTGCTTTACTTGTGGAGAATTCTGAGAATTCCGTATGCTTTGATATTTGGTTAATGATTGAGAATGACAACAATACTGCTTGGCGTAAACAAGCAAGCATAGATTGTGCTCaattaaatatgtataa from Ipomoea triloba cultivar NCNSP0323 chromosome 7, ASM357664v1 encodes:
- the LOC116024431 gene encoding putative F-box protein At1g70960, with translation MVVDILSRLPVKSLMRFKCVCKFFYDLIKSDHHFMNKHYEISKGKTDCVVLEVGCFDREYYLLYKESEYNEIGCIYLDIVPGTPTSRVESWFKCCKGMLCLISIKDIRLNPDDYLIYDILIWNPSIRKVEALPSVTVPYRAPCHAYVDNHFGFGISNNMTWKVVMLLDISSSEDCSTIHQITMVYSKDQSGSWSLRQINSVISCKNISGDNDFYLKGRHYWRAKRSKRRYYDNYFINDEYLIWFDMNDEVFGTIELPSNLFIASVTIMNENIALLEENSENSECIDIWLMIENDNNTNWRKQVSIDCAQLNMYNKIEYNTWNVDGELLVFLDCHPAELEQEHVGVPYFASLDLVTQERKIFSLSKERKSITMASNSTTGHFQQVYNERNIDIIEEWKHNNFWHPDLGTIYSVTVPVRRVRSEYQLDDPTGTITNVEYKDTGEDSGSVDVKFDFYIPG